The following proteins are encoded in a genomic region of Phragmites australis chromosome 9, lpPhrAust1.1, whole genome shotgun sequence:
- the LOC133929709 gene encoding uncharacterized protein LOC133929709, translating into MVSRTPTKPPPSPRPGASGCVTPSKPKPSPVARRRQALRRWSATKRRGSPLKSLASAPAAAAATFNRSLRSCRRRLLKLFARLAVLGSPRKRRAAAAGFQRLRSSSPPPPPPPPQHPPVRAQSAALPLPPSPGRRTLFLDLDETLIHSQTDPPPARFDFTVRPVIGGQAITFYVSKRPGVEAFLRAAADSFEVVVFTAGLQEYASLVLDRLDPDGTVFAHRLYRGACRNAGDGRLVKDLAATGRALDLAVIVDDNPNAYALQPENAVPVAPFVDDDNDQELQRVLAFLDVAAGFDDTREAIRYYKDLITAS; encoded by the coding sequence ATGGTGTCGAGGACGCCCACGaagccgccgccgtctcccAGGCCCGGCGCCAGTGGCTGCGTCACCCCATCGAAGCCGAAGCCGTCGCCAGTGGCGCGGCGCCGACAGGCCCTGCGCCGTTGGTCCGCCACGAAGCGGCGCGGGAGCCCGCTCAAGTCACTTGcctccgcgcccgccgccgccgccgccaccttcaATCGCTCCCTCcgctcctgccgccgccgcctcctcaagCTCTTCGCCCGCCTCGCCGTTCTCGGATCCCCGCGCAagcgccgtgccgccgccgcagggTTCCAGCGCCTCCGCTCATCTTCTCCCCCACctcccccgcctccgccgcagCATCCTCCGGTCCGCGCTCAGTCTGCCGCGCTCCCGCTGCCGCCGTCACCGGGGAGGCGGACGCTGTTCCTGGACCTCGACGAGACGCTCATCCACTCCCAAACCGACCCGCCCCCCGCGCGGTTCGACTTCACCGTGCGCCCTGTCATCGGCGGGCAGGCTATCACCTTCTACGTCTCAAAGCGCCCGGGGGTCGAGGCCTTCCTCCGCGCGGCGGCGGACAGTTTCGAGGTCGTCGTCTTCACCGCGGGGCTCCAGGAGTACGCCTCCCTCGTGCTTGACCGCCTCGATCCCGACGGCACAGTGTTCGCGCACAGACTCTACCGCGGCGCGTGCCGCAACGCCGGGGACGGGAGGCTTGTCAAGGACCTCGCGGCCACCGGCAGGGCGCTGGACCTCGCCGTCATCGTCGACGACAACCCCAATGCTTACGCCCTGCAGCCGGAGAACGCCGTCCCGGTTGCACCGTTCGTCGACGATGACAACGACCAGGAGCTGCAGAGGGTGTTGGCGTTCTTGGACGTCGCTGCGGGATTTGACGACACCCGGGAGGCCATTAGATACTACAAGGATCTCATCACGGCGAGCTGA
- the LOC133927984 gene encoding uncharacterized protein LOC133927984 → MTSPTIQKELAKCCAVEITKAIKEEMGGCLFSVLVDESRDISVKEQMAVVVRFVSKKGELIERFLGIKHVTDTTSEALKRALVELVVVAVSRCCSSIEDFFDYVALIVNTTSSSCRRKDLLLDKHHRNLLAKLESGEMSTGRGKHQETSLARPRDTRWGSYYKTLLRIESMWDSVIEVLGIVQEDVRNPCRAGGLVHIMESFSFVLIMKMMLQILRITNELSLLLQRKDQNVVQAMSLVIDVKTRLINLRNHGWEPLFEESKEFCNANDIPIPNMDEAGQTN, encoded by the exons ATGACTTCCCCAACAATTCAAAAGGAACTTGCAAAATGTTGTGCAGTGGAGATCACCAAAGCAATAAAGGAAGAGATGGGGGGTTGTCTATTCTCTGTTCTTGTTGATGAATCTCGTGATATATCGGTCAAAGAACAAATGGCCGTGGTTGTGAG ATTTGTTAGCAAAAAAGGAGAATTAATTGAAAGATTTTTGGGTATCAAGCATGTCACAGACACAACATCAGAAGCATTAAAGAGAGCATTGGTTGAG TTGGTAGTTGTTGCCGTCTCAAGATGTTGTTCATCTATTGAGGATTTCTTCGACTATGTGGCCTTGATTGTGAATACCACTAGTTCATCTTGTAGAAGGAAGGATTTATTGCTTGATAAGCATCACAGAAATCTTTTGGCTAAGTTGGAGAGTGGTGAGATGTCAACAGGAAGAGGGAAACATCAAGAAACATCCTTGGCTAGACCTAGAGATACAAGATGGGGCTCTTATTACAAGACTTTACTTCGTATTGAATCAATGTGGGATTCAGTGATAGAAGTACTTGGTATCGTGCAAGAGGATGTGCGTAATCCATGTCGAGCAGGAGGTTTGGTGCATATAATGGAATCTTTTAGCTTCGTGCTCATCATGAAGATGATGCTGCAAATCCTTCGCATTACAAATGAGCTATCTCTTCTCTTGCAAAGGAAGGATCAGAATGTTGTTCAGGCAATGTCTTTGGTTATTGATGTGAAAACACGTTTAATCAACTTAAGGAACCATGGTTGGGAGCCACTATTTGAAGAATCCAAAGAATTCTGCAATGCAAATGATATTCCAATACCAAATATGGATGAAGCG GGTCAGACTAATTAG